The Inediibacterium massiliense genome has a segment encoding these proteins:
- a CDS encoding valine--tRNA ligase, with amino-acid sequence MTVKNLDKTYNPQEFEKRIYEDWMEKGYFKANVNKEKEPFAIVLPPPNITGQLHMGHALDHTLQDILIRYKRMQGYEALWLPGTDHASIATEVKVVEKIMKEEGKTKEEIGRDEFLKRAWEWKEEYGGRIVEQMKKIGNSCDWSRERFTMDEGCNEAVTEVFIKLYEKGYIYRGNRLINWCPDCKTSLSDAEVEHEEKQGHFWHIKYLVKDSEEYLEIATTRPETMLGDTAVAVHPEDERYAHLVGKTLILPIVGREIPIIADEYVDKEFGTGAVKITPAHDPNDFEVGLRHNLEQITVMDDTAKMNEHAGKYQGMDRYECRKALVKDLEEAGYLVKIKEHDHNVGVCYRCNTVVEPRLSDQWFVKMEEMAKPAIEAVKSGKTKFVPERFDKIYYHWLENIRDWCISRQLWWGHRIPAYYCEDCGEVMVSKEAPQKCSKCGSTHFKQDEDVLDTWFSSALWPFSTLGWPHNTEELKYFYPTDVLVTGYDIIFFWVIRMMFSGLEQMGDIPFKYVFVHGLVRDSQGRKMSKSLGNGIDPLEIINEYGADALRLTLASGNSPGNDMRFYIERVEANRNFANKLWNATRFVLMNLDKDQFDKEECQKHFTLADKWILSRMNTVAKEVTDNLDKFELGMAVQKVYDFIWNEYCDWYIEIVKPRLYGEERNTKDSALYTLTFVLENILKLLHPFMPFITEEIWEYIPTTKEESVIIAKWPQNDSTLSFEKEEKDMELIMDAIRSIRNIRAEMNVVPSKKAKVIIVATDDAHDAMNKGKEYFKTLASASDVIIQKEKKDIPEDAMSSVVLGAEIYLPLDELVDFEKEIERLEKEKEKLQKELDRVNKKLSNQGFLGKAPAAVIEEEKEKQSNYQSMMEKVLERLETMKNKIK; translated from the coding sequence ATGACAGTAAAAAACCTTGATAAAACATATAATCCTCAAGAATTTGAAAAAAGAATTTATGAGGATTGGATGGAAAAAGGATATTTTAAGGCCAATGTAAATAAAGAAAAAGAACCTTTCGCTATTGTACTTCCACCTCCTAATATTACAGGACAGCTTCATATGGGACATGCATTAGATCATACATTACAAGATATATTGATTCGTTATAAAAGAATGCAAGGATATGAAGCATTATGGCTTCCAGGAACAGATCATGCAAGTATTGCAACAGAAGTAAAAGTAGTAGAAAAGATTATGAAAGAAGAAGGAAAAACAAAAGAAGAAATAGGAAGAGATGAATTTTTAAAAAGAGCATGGGAATGGAAAGAAGAATATGGTGGAAGAATTGTAGAGCAAATGAAAAAAATAGGAAACTCATGCGATTGGTCTAGAGAAAGATTTACTATGGATGAAGGATGTAATGAGGCAGTTACAGAGGTTTTCATAAAACTTTATGAAAAAGGGTATATTTATAGAGGAAATAGATTAATTAATTGGTGCCCAGATTGTAAAACTTCTCTTTCTGATGCAGAAGTAGAGCATGAAGAAAAACAAGGCCATTTTTGGCATATTAAGTATCTTGTGAAAGATTCAGAGGAGTATTTAGAAATTGCCACTACAAGACCTGAAACTATGCTTGGAGATACAGCAGTAGCAGTTCATCCAGAAGATGAAAGATATGCTCATTTAGTGGGTAAGACTTTGATTTTACCTATTGTAGGAAGAGAAATTCCAATCATTGCAGATGAATATGTAGACAAAGAATTTGGTACAGGAGCTGTAAAAATTACACCAGCTCATGATCCTAATGACTTTGAGGTAGGATTAAGACATAATCTAGAACAAATTACAGTAATGGACGATACTGCAAAGATGAATGAACATGCAGGAAAATATCAAGGAATGGATCGTTATGAATGTAGAAAAGCATTAGTAAAAGACTTAGAAGAAGCAGGATATTTAGTAAAAATAAAAGAACATGATCATAATGTAGGAGTTTGTTATAGATGTAATACAGTAGTAGAACCAAGACTTAGTGATCAATGGTTTGTAAAAATGGAAGAGATGGCAAAGCCAGCTATAGAAGCAGTAAAATCAGGAAAGACAAAATTTGTACCAGAAAGATTTGACAAAATTTATTATCATTGGCTTGAAAATATAAGAGATTGGTGTATTTCAAGACAATTGTGGTGGGGACATAGAATACCTGCTTATTATTGTGAGGATTGTGGGGAAGTGATGGTATCTAAGGAAGCTCCACAAAAATGTAGTAAATGTGGAAGTACTCACTTCAAACAAGATGAAGATGTATTAGATACTTGGTTTAGTTCTGCTCTTTGGCCATTTTCAACTTTAGGTTGGCCACATAATACAGAAGAATTAAAATATTTCTATCCTACAGATGTATTAGTAACAGGATATGATATTATTTTCTTCTGGGTGATTCGAATGATGTTTTCAGGACTTGAACAAATGGGAGATATTCCTTTTAAATATGTATTTGTTCATGGACTTGTAAGAGATTCTCAAGGAAGAAAAATGAGTAAATCATTAGGAAATGGAATTGATCCATTAGAAATTATCAATGAATACGGTGCAGATGCCTTAAGACTTACTTTAGCTTCTGGAAATAGCCCGGGAAATGATATGCGTTTTTATATAGAAAGAGTAGAAGCAAATAGAAATTTTGCAAACAAACTTTGGAATGCTACAAGATTTGTACTCATGAATTTAGATAAGGACCAATTTGACAAAGAAGAATGCCAAAAACATTTTACTCTTGCAGATAAATGGATTTTATCTAGAATGAATACAGTAGCAAAAGAAGTCACAGATAATCTAGATAAATTTGAACTGGGAATGGCAGTACAAAAGGTTTATGATTTTATTTGGAATGAATATTGTGATTGGTATATTGAAATTGTAAAACCAAGATTATATGGAGAAGAAAGAAATACAAAGGATTCAGCTTTATATACACTAACTTTTGTTTTAGAAAATATATTAAAATTGTTACATCCATTTATGCCTTTTATTACAGAAGAAATATGGGAATATATTCCTACTACCAAAGAGGAAAGTGTAATTATTGCTAAATGGCCACAAAATGATTCTACTCTTTCTTTTGAAAAAGAAGAAAAAGATATGGAACTGATTATGGATGCAATCAGAAGTATTAGAAATATTCGTGCTGAAATGAATGTAGTACCATCTAAAAAAGCAAAAGTAATTATAGTGGCAACAGATGATGCACATGATGCAATGAATAAAGGAAAAGAGTATTTTAAAACTCTAGCAAGTGCTTCAGATGTAATCATTCAAAAAGAGAAAAAGGATATTCCAGAGGATGCAATGTCTTCTGTAGTATTAGGAGCAGAAATTTATCTTCCATTAGATGAGTTGGTTGATTTTGAAAAAGAAATAGAGAGATTAGAAAAAGAAAAAGAAAAGCTTCAAAAAGAATTAGACAGAGTGAACAAAAAATTATCTAATCAAGGATTCTTAGGGAAGGCTCCAGCAGCTGTCATAGAAGAAGAGAAAGAAAAACAATCCAATTATCAGTCTATGATGGAAAAAGTATTAGAAAGATTAGAAACTATGAAAAATAAAATAAAATAA
- a CDS encoding bifunctional folylpolyglutamate synthase/dihydrofolate synthase: MNYQYALEYIHGTYKFGSKLGLENITDLLKLMENPQKNLKVIHVAGTNGKGSTCNFIHSILKEAGYKVGLYTSPYLEEFTERIQINGINIPKKELGDITSFVKEKVDIMVREGKNHPTEFEIVTAIAFEYFKRESVDFLVLEVGMGGRFDATNVVNSLVSVITSIDYDHMDYLGDTLDKIAYEKAGIIKENSIAVIYPQAVEAMKVIEEVCKKRNTKLIKAPIENIKIINQTEEGQSFEVVINDEIQNIFISMLGDHQIKNSTLALSVIKVLEDEYHISISKKALNEGFRKAIWPGRFEVIRKNPTFVIDGAHNVAGMNALKEGIEKFFKDKNIILGIGILADKDEKMLDIIIPLANKVVITKPNNPRALEVEKLGKKIEKYKKEIWIKENIKDAVDTSLSIANERDVIVFAGSLYMIGEVRSILKIKG, encoded by the coding sequence ATGAACTATCAATATGCTTTAGAATATATTCACGGTACATATAAATTTGGGAGCAAATTAGGACTTGAAAATATTACTGATTTGTTAAAATTAATGGAAAATCCACAGAAAAATTTGAAAGTCATTCATGTAGCTGGAACAAATGGAAAAGGATCTACTTGTAATTTTATTCATTCTATTTTAAAAGAAGCAGGATACAAGGTAGGTCTTTATACATCTCCCTATTTAGAAGAGTTCACAGAAAGAATACAAATTAATGGAATCAATATTCCCAAAAAAGAGCTAGGCGATATTACATCTTTTGTAAAAGAAAAAGTAGATATTATGGTAAGAGAAGGAAAAAATCATCCTACAGAATTTGAGATTGTAACAGCTATAGCTTTTGAATATTTTAAAAGAGAAAGTGTAGATTTTTTAGTTTTAGAGGTAGGTATGGGAGGAAGATTTGATGCAACCAATGTAGTAAATTCTTTAGTATCTGTCATTACTTCTATTGATTATGACCATATGGATTATTTAGGAGATACCCTAGATAAAATTGCTTATGAAAAAGCAGGGATTATCAAAGAAAATTCTATAGCAGTTATTTATCCCCAAGCTGTTGAGGCTATGAAAGTCATAGAGGAAGTTTGCAAAAAAAGAAATACAAAGCTTATCAAAGCTCCTATAGAGAATATAAAAATCATCAATCAAACAGAGGAAGGACAAAGTTTTGAAGTAGTTATAAATGATGAAATACAAAATATTTTTATATCTATGCTAGGAGATCATCAAATAAAAAATTCTACTTTAGCATTAAGTGTTATAAAAGTTTTAGAAGATGAATATCATATATCTATCTCGAAGAAAGCTTTGAATGAAGGCTTTAGAAAAGCCATATGGCCAGGAAGATTTGAAGTGATTCGGAAAAATCCTACATTTGTTATAGATGGAGCTCATAATGTAGCAGGAATGAATGCATTAAAAGAGGGAATTGAAAAATTTTTTAAAGATAAGAATATTATTTTAGGAATAGGGATTTTAGCAGATAAGGATGAAAAAATGCTAGATATAATCATTCCTCTAGCAAATAAAGTAGTGATTACAAAACCTAATAACCCAAGAGCATTGGAAGTAGAAAAGCTAGGCAAGAAAATAGAAAAATATAAGAAAGAGATATGGATAAAGGAAAATATAAAAGATGCTGTAGATACTTCTTTATCTATAGCCAATGAGAGAGATGTCATTGTTTTTGCAGGGTCTTTATATATGATTGGAGAAGTAAGAAGTATCTTAAAAATAAAAGGATGA
- a CDS encoding sigma-54 interaction domain-containing protein has translation MLKNERYIREFTDLMSEGFIFIDEEGKIRIYNKKAKEIFGIRHEGGIGHKKGRIHIGDIVIIADNALGKDDGGLSCKDLEKIGIYDEKIGYKGAFIGIGVYGKKIRPIYKYEKNAKDILSVDTHFQNVNIRVQINFMKKFMDITVKDKNFQLSYIHSMGHMVVLDQDTKEVKFYQKEGYTARKESIKDLLLGKEFREKGEDAKELDVIGKDIFEIHEGGDTIKEFYKASKGIDIHYKDKFTQINGFPTLCTLVPITVQNKRVGAALKVEDISALKKLIKERDEALLSIQHMEMKMREEKDSQDLFADILGESEVINNVKKLAYKASKSNSTVLLLGESGTGKTLLAKAIHEASKYKDKPFVHVNCASIPKDLLESELFGYEKGAFTGACTKGKQGLFEVASGGTIFLDEIGEIESFIQVKLLKVLQNKTFYRVGGTVEKTANVRIIAATNKNLEEEMIKGRFREDLYYRINVFPIWLPPLQERKQDIYFLVQAILPKICRRMECEEKIISGEVLYRLMEYEWPGNIRELENVLERAVNIAEGNIIDVSHLYLNVLNHKNENTKHIKPLKDYIQQAEKDAIIKALKYYDYDRNEAMRALKIGKTSFYEKLKKYGIRSFRKTENGSQI, from the coding sequence ATGCTTAAAAATGAAAGATATATCAGAGAATTTACAGACTTAATGTCAGAGGGATTCATTTTTATTGATGAGGAAGGAAAAATCCGTATTTATAATAAAAAGGCAAAAGAAATATTTGGAATCCGTCATGAAGGTGGAATAGGACATAAAAAAGGTCGTATTCATATAGGAGATATAGTGATTATTGCTGACAATGCTTTGGGAAAAGATGATGGAGGACTTAGTTGTAAAGATTTAGAGAAAATAGGAATCTATGACGAAAAAATAGGATATAAAGGTGCGTTTATAGGAATCGGTGTATATGGAAAAAAGATTCGACCTATTTATAAATACGAAAAAAATGCTAAAGATATATTATCTGTAGATACTCATTTTCAAAATGTAAATATTCGTGTGCAAATCAATTTTATGAAAAAGTTTATGGATATTACGGTGAAAGATAAAAATTTTCAGCTTTCTTATATTCATTCTATGGGACATATGGTAGTACTAGATCAAGATACAAAAGAAGTAAAATTTTATCAAAAAGAAGGATATACAGCTAGAAAAGAATCTATTAAAGATTTACTTTTAGGAAAAGAGTTTAGAGAAAAAGGAGAAGATGCAAAAGAGCTAGATGTCATAGGAAAAGATATTTTTGAAATTCATGAAGGTGGAGATACCATCAAAGAATTTTATAAAGCTTCTAAGGGAATAGATATTCATTATAAAGATAAATTTACTCAAATTAATGGGTTTCCTACTTTGTGTACATTAGTTCCTATCACAGTACAAAATAAAAGAGTAGGGGCAGCTTTAAAAGTAGAAGATATATCAGCTCTTAAAAAGTTAATCAAAGAAAGAGATGAAGCTTTATTATCTATACAGCATATGGAAATGAAAATGAGAGAAGAAAAAGATAGTCAAGATTTATTTGCAGATATCTTAGGAGAGAGTGAAGTCATCAACAATGTGAAAAAATTAGCTTATAAAGCGTCTAAGTCTAATTCTACAGTTTTGCTTTTAGGAGAGAGTGGTACAGGAAAAACACTTTTAGCTAAGGCTATTCATGAGGCCAGTAAATATAAAGATAAACCTTTTGTTCATGTAAACTGTGCATCTATTCCAAAGGATCTTTTAGAAAGTGAATTGTTTGGATATGAAAAAGGAGCTTTTACAGGAGCGTGCACGAAAGGAAAACAAGGACTTTTTGAGGTAGCTTCAGGAGGTACTATTTTTTTAGATGAAATAGGAGAAATTGAATCTTTTATACAAGTAAAATTATTAAAGGTTTTGCAAAACAAGACTTTTTATAGAGTAGGAGGAACAGTAGAAAAAACGGCAAATGTAAGAATTATTGCTGCAACCAATAAAAATTTAGAAGAAGAAATGATAAAAGGAAGATTTAGAGAGGATCTTTATTATAGAATTAATGTTTTTCCTATTTGGCTGCCACCTCTTCAAGAAAGAAAACAAGATATTTATTTTTTAGTACAAGCTATTCTTCCTAAAATATGCAGAAGAATGGAATGTGAAGAAAAAATCATATCTGGAGAGGTATTATATAGATTAATGGAATATGAGTGGCCTGGAAATATCAGAGAACTTGAAAATGTATTAGAAAGAGCTGTGAATATTGCAGAAGGAAATATTATAGATGTATCTCATTTGTATTTAAATGTTTTAAATCATAAAAATGAAAATACAAAACATATAAAACCTTTAAAGGATTACATACAACAAGCAGAAAAGGATGCTATTATAAAAGCACTAAAATATTATGATTATGATCGCAATGAGGCTATGAGAGCATTAAAAATAGGAAAAACAAGCTTTTATGAGAAATTGAAAAAATATGGAATTCGTTCTTTCAGAAAAACGGAAAATGGTTCGCAAATATGA
- the lysA gene encoding diaminopimelate decarboxylase translates to MSNINVENKHFVFGGCDMVEIAKQYKTPLYVLSKDIIDERIYEIKKDFLQKYSNTRAVYASKAFLTLEMCRILKKEGIGIDVVSGGELYTAIKADFPMENVIFHGNNKTLDEIEFAVKSRVGRIVVDNFYELEMIEKVAKDLGEKVKILFRITPGVDSHTHKFISTGQVDSKFGIPLVEEILHKGIIKVQKSLNVELRGFHFHVGSQLFENTSHIKALDILMRLIKEVKDTVGFETKELNIGGGFGIYYKEGDDPKPLQYFIDPIMKDLQDRCTELNLFVPQVIIEPGRWIVGEAGITLYTIGSIKNIPGVRTYVGIDGGMPDNPRPALYDAQYEGVIANKMDLPKSKVVTIAGKCCESGDILIWDLKVPILESGDILAVKSTGAYNYSMASNYNKLPRPAVVMVGKGENQLIVKRETYDDLISRDI, encoded by the coding sequence ATGAGTAATATAAACGTAGAAAATAAACATTTTGTATTTGGTGGATGTGATATGGTTGAAATAGCAAAACAATACAAAACTCCTTTGTATGTTTTATCAAAAGATATAATTGATGAAAGAATATATGAAATCAAAAAAGATTTTTTACAAAAATATTCTAATACAAGAGCAGTTTATGCAAGTAAAGCTTTTTTAACTCTAGAAATGTGTAGAATTCTAAAAAAAGAAGGAATAGGAATAGATGTTGTTTCAGGAGGAGAATTGTATACTGCTATAAAAGCAGATTTTCCAATGGAAAATGTAATTTTTCATGGAAACAATAAAACTTTAGATGAAATTGAATTTGCGGTAAAAAGCCGTGTAGGAAGAATTGTAGTAGATAATTTTTATGAATTAGAAATGATCGAGAAGGTAGCAAAGGATTTGGGAGAAAAAGTAAAAATACTATTTAGAATTACTCCAGGAGTAGATAGTCATACTCATAAATTTATTTCTACAGGTCAAGTAGATTCTAAATTTGGAATTCCTTTAGTAGAAGAAATTCTTCATAAAGGAATTATAAAAGTTCAAAAATCATTAAACGTTGAACTAAGAGGGTTTCATTTTCATGTAGGAAGTCAATTATTTGAGAATACTTCCCACATAAAAGCATTAGACATATTAATGAGACTCATAAAAGAAGTAAAAGATACGGTAGGATTTGAAACAAAAGAATTAAATATTGGAGGAGGCTTTGGAATATATTATAAGGAAGGAGATGATCCTAAACCGTTACAATATTTTATAGATCCTATTATGAAGGATCTACAAGATAGGTGTACAGAACTAAATCTTTTCGTTCCACAAGTCATTATAGAACCTGGAAGATGGATTGTAGGAGAAGCAGGGATTACCTTATATACTATAGGTTCTATTAAAAATATTCCAGGGGTTAGAACTTATGTAGGAATTGACGGAGGAATGCCTGATAATCCTAGACCAGCATTATATGATGCACAATATGAAGGAGTAATTGCTAATAAAATGGATCTACCTAAAAGTAAAGTGGTCACTATTGCAGGAAAGTGTTGTGAATCAGGAGACATATTGATATGGGATTTAAAGGTACCTATTTTAGAATCAGGAGATATTTTAGCTGTGAAAAGTACAGGAGCTTATAATTATTCTATGGCAAGCAATTATAACAAGCTTCCAAGACCAGCTGTGGTTATGGTTGGTAAAGGAGAGAACCAATTAATTGTAAAAAGAGAAACATATGATGATTTAATAAGCAGAGATATATAA
- a CDS encoding nucleoside recognition domain-containing protein, whose protein sequence is MINIIWLGLVVIGIVVGVINGNIEAVTEAAINSANTGVELSLGMIGIMALWLGIMKIAEESGLIQLLARGLRPITVKLFPDVPPDHPAMGAIILNIAANILGLGNAATPLGLKAMEELQKLNEEKDTATNAMCTFLAINTSSVTLIPSDTMAILVAVGATGTQVTGIIGPSIIATTASTIVAIIATRLLQNAGPFKMKSNKVKNMD, encoded by the coding sequence ATGATCAATATCATTTGGTTAGGGTTAGTCGTGATAGGTATTGTGGTAGGCGTGATCAATGGTAATATTGAAGCGGTAACAGAAGCTGCTATTAATTCTGCGAATACAGGAGTGGAGTTATCTTTGGGGATGATTGGAATTATGGCACTTTGGCTTGGAATTATGAAAATAGCAGAGGAAAGTGGATTGATACAACTATTAGCTAGGGGATTAAGACCAATAACCGTTAAATTATTTCCTGATGTACCTCCGGATCATCCTGCAATGGGAGCTATTATTTTAAATATTGCAGCAAACATATTAGGACTTGGAAATGCAGCTACACCATTAGGACTGAAGGCTATGGAGGAACTTCAAAAATTAAATGAAGAAAAAGATACAGCTACAAATGCCATGTGTACATTTTTAGCTATTAATACATCATCTGTTACTTTAATACCTTCTGATACAATGGCTATTTTAGTAGCTGTGGGAGCAACAGGTACCCAAGTTACAGGAATTATTGGACCATCTATTATTGCTACTACTGCCTCTACTATTGTTGCTATTATTGCTACTAGATTACTTCAGAATGCAGGGCCATTTAAAATGAAATCCAATAAAGTGAAAAATATGGATTAG
- a CDS encoding spore maturation protein yields MFINILSVISKYAVPFMLITIPLYGYFKKVKVYEAFTDGAKEGFTTAVRIIPYLVAMLVGIGIFRASGAMDGLTKILSPVTNLLGIPGEVLPMAFMRPLSGGGAQGILGDLLKTYGPDSMIGHIASVMMGSTETTFYVIAVYFGAVAIKNTRHAIPAGLLADLAGFITAVVVCKIFFA; encoded by the coding sequence ATGTTTATAAACATTCTTAGTGTAATTTCAAAATACGCAGTGCCATTTATGTTGATAACTATTCCTTTATATGGATATTTTAAAAAAGTTAAAGTGTATGAAGCATTTACAGATGGAGCGAAGGAAGGATTTACAACTGCCGTAAGGATTATTCCTTATTTGGTAGCTATGTTAGTTGGAATTGGTATATTTAGAGCATCTGGAGCCATGGATGGTTTAACAAAAATACTTAGTCCAGTGACAAATCTTTTAGGTATTCCTGGAGAAGTACTTCCTATGGCATTTATGAGACCTCTATCTGGAGGAGGAGCACAGGGGATATTAGGAGATCTTCTTAAAACTTACGGACCAGATTCTATGATAGGACATATTGCATCTGTTATGATGGGATCTACAGAAACTACTTTTTATGTGATTGCCGTTTATTTTGGAGCTGTTGCTATTAAAAATACAAGGCACGCTATTCCAGCAGGACTTTTAGCAGACTTAGCAGGGTTTATAACAGCAGTGGTAGTATGTAAAATTTTCTTTGCATAA
- a CDS encoding dipeptidase, translating into MRVIDLHCDTILRLMEDKESLELKRNLYSIDIEKLKKANSMAQFFALYIDLKGEGPLENALEMLDKFYIEMNKNKDSICIAKNYEELMKNEKEGKISAFLTIEEGGALKGKIHHLKNFYRLGVRLITLTWNYPNEIGYPSAGGVYQDQCLTKFGEEVVYEMNRLGMLIDVSHLSDGGFYHVSKLSKKPFIASHSNARSIKNHTRNLTDHMIQILANKGGVIGINFEKEFLGEGSMSKVEDMVAHIKHIKNIGGIDVLSIGTDFDGISDGLEISNMGEIHKLIHGLQKNNFSEEEIEKIFYKNSLRVIQEVLG; encoded by the coding sequence ATGAGAGTGATTGACTTGCATTGTGATACCATACTTCGATTAATGGAAGATAAAGAAAGCTTGGAATTAAAAAGAAATCTGTACAGTATAGATATTGAAAAATTAAAAAAAGCAAATTCTATGGCTCAATTTTTTGCATTATATATAGATTTAAAAGGAGAAGGTCCACTAGAAAATGCTCTAGAAATGTTAGATAAATTTTACATAGAGATGAACAAAAATAAAGATAGTATTTGTATTGCAAAAAATTATGAAGAGTTAATGAAAAATGAAAAAGAAGGAAAAATTTCTGCATTTTTAACAATTGAAGAAGGAGGAGCACTAAAGGGAAAAATTCATCATCTGAAAAATTTTTATAGATTAGGAGTTCGTTTGATTACTCTTACATGGAATTATCCTAATGAAATAGGGTACCCAAGTGCAGGAGGAGTATATCAAGACCAATGCCTTACAAAATTTGGAGAAGAAGTAGTTTATGAAATGAATAGATTAGGTATGTTGATAGACGTTTCTCATTTATCAGATGGTGGATTTTATCATGTTTCTAAACTCTCTAAAAAGCCTTTTATTGCATCTCATTCTAATGCTAGATCCATTAAAAATCATACTAGAAATCTAACAGATCATATGATTCAAATTCTAGCAAATAAAGGGGGAGTCATTGGAATTAATTTTGAAAAAGAATTTTTAGGAGAAGGATCTATGAGTAAAGTAGAGGATATGGTTGCTCATATTAAACATATTAAAAATATTGGAGGAATAGATGTTTTATCTATAGGAACAGACTTTGATGGCATTAGTGATGGATTAGAAATTTCTAATATGGGAGAAATTCATAAATTAATACATGGATTGCAGAAAAATAATTTTTCAGAAGAAGAAATTGAAAAAATTTTTTATAAAAATTCTTTAAGGGTGATTCAAGAAGTTTTAGGATAA
- the dacB gene encoding D-alanyl-D-alanine carboxypeptidase/D-alanyl-D-alanine endopeptidase yields the protein MIGRKKTLCKSMWILFLIVTLIFPTLTYADSNTDANISREFSENIKQILNSEIYNGAIGSIVIRSAETGEIIFSYNEDIRLNPASNLKLITGAAALDTLGKDYRWSTQLYTDGIQIDSTLKGNLYLKGTGDPTMLKKDYEFLVNELVSKGMKEIEGNLILDDTYFDHVRLSNDMEWGDEPYDYGAQISALTISPDEDYNAGTVLVTVKAGDQIGSSVKAEITPKNDYVTIENKGITTKNGEPNISVEREHGTNKIVITGSMPFQKNIEEKNYVSVWEPTQLVGCIFSNILKEKGMKINGNVLYEKTPNHATLLVQKKSMPLSELMIPFEKLSNNGHAEILVKTMGKIKCNEGSWDHGLKIVNEYLKKNRDQYIDYLH from the coding sequence GTGATCGGAAGAAAAAAAACATTATGTAAAAGTATGTGGATTCTATTTTTAATTGTAACGCTGATTTTTCCTACCTTGACTTATGCAGATAGCAATACGGATGCAAATATCTCTCGAGAGTTTTCTGAAAATATAAAACAAATTTTAAATTCTGAAATATATAATGGAGCTATAGGAAGTATTGTAATACGATCAGCTGAAACTGGAGAAATCATTTTTTCTTATAATGAAGATATTCGACTTAATCCAGCATCAAATTTAAAATTAATTACGGGTGCAGCTGCTTTAGATACATTAGGAAAAGACTATAGATGGAGTACACAGCTGTATACAGATGGTATTCAAATTGACAGTACTTTAAAAGGAAATTTGTATCTAAAAGGTACAGGCGATCCTACTATGTTAAAAAAAGATTATGAATTTCTTGTGAATGAATTAGTAAGTAAGGGAATGAAAGAAATTGAAGGGAACTTGATCTTAGATGATACTTACTTTGATCATGTAAGGTTAAGTAATGATATGGAATGGGGAGATGAACCATATGATTATGGGGCTCAGATATCAGCTTTAACGATTTCACCAGATGAAGATTATAATGCAGGAACAGTTTTAGTAACTGTAAAGGCAGGAGATCAAATAGGTAGCTCAGTTAAGGCAGAAATCACGCCTAAAAATGACTATGTAACTATTGAAAATAAAGGAATCACTACAAAGAATGGAGAGCCTAATATTTCTGTGGAAAGAGAACATGGTACGAATAAAATTGTTATTACAGGAAGTATGCCTTTTCAAAAAAATATAGAAGAAAAAAATTATGTAAGTGTTTGGGAGCCTACTCAATTGGTAGGATGTATATTTTCTAATATTTTAAAAGAAAAGGGTATGAAGATAAATGGTAATGTATTGTATGAAAAAACTCCTAATCATGCAACTTTACTTGTACAAAAAAAATCTATGCCTTTATCAGAGTTAATGATTCCATTTGAGAAGTTAAGTAATAATGGTCATGCAGAAATTTTAGTAAAAACTATGGGGAAAATAAAATGTAATGAAGGAAGTTGGGATCATGGACTTAAAATTGTAAACGAGTATCTAAAAAAAAATAGGGATCAATATATCGACTATTTGCATTAA
- a CDS encoding D-alanyl-D-alanine carboxypeptidase: MKDGSGLSRHDLISTKEISKLLYEVQNEEWFEELFQSLPIAGVEERMVGGTLRNRMKNTKASGKIHAKTGSMTSVSAISGYVTEDGKNKWIFSIISNNFLSSEDKKSMKDIEDEIIISLLELK, encoded by the coding sequence ATTAAAGATGGTTCTGGACTCTCCAGACATGATTTGATTTCTACCAAAGAAATTTCTAAATTGTTATATGAGGTTCAAAATGAAGAATGGTTTGAAGAATTATTTCAATCTCTTCCTATCGCTGGAGTAGAAGAAAGAATGGTAGGTGGAACTCTTAGAAATAGAATGAAAAATACAAAAGCTTCTGGGAAAATTCATGCAAAGACGGGTTCGATGACTTCTGTTTCTGCTATTTCTGGATATGTTACAGAGGATGGAAAGAATAAATGGATTTTTTCAATTATTTCTAATAATTTTTTATCATCAGAGGATAAAAAATCTATGAAAGATATAGAGGATGAGATCATTATATCTTTATTAGAATTAAAGTAA